In Spiroplasma chinense, a single window of DNA contains:
- the tig gene encoding trigger factor, whose product MKFSAKKLAEKGQGAWIVTIEGEEWAEAVKKGKAKAAANLEIPGFRKGKAPQEKVAQYLTPVKYLNSAVQSILEKAWDFAKEQNSDVQPFNSPVPTPTKISEKSCELEFVFDLKPEINIGEYKGLKSKELVKEEFEATKEEIEKAIDQYRERFALEKDKEADAVIAKGDVVKFDFEGFIDGEAFKGGKGLDFRLVIGSGNMIPGFEDAMIGKKLGESTIKVTFPNDYTPELSGKEAEFKLNVKEIKERVLPKKDDELAKDLNLPNIKTYKELEENVKVQIVEQKTTTLKNVFVNKVIDMIIANSKIELPKAVINKEIDSLYKEFEARVAGQKLSMKEYKKQTGMTDEDIRAELFDDAKRRISSHLVTDKVRNNENFEVSAEEINEKYTKLASQFGLEVDYIKGSILPEAHVKEEILKEKLIDFLYVNNG is encoded by the coding sequence AGGAGCTTGAATTGTTACTATCGAAGGTGAAGAATGAGCAGAAGCTGTTAAAAAAGGTAAAGCTAAAGCTGCTGCAAACTTAGAAATTCCAGGTTTTAGAAAAGGAAAAGCACCACAAGAAAAAGTGGCTCAATACTTAACACCAGTTAAATACTTGAACTCAGCAGTTCAAAGTATTTTAGAAAAAGCTTGAGATTTTGCAAAAGAACAAAATAGTGATGTTCAACCATTTAACTCACCAGTTCCAACTCCAACCAAAATCTCTGAAAAATCATGTGAATTAGAATTTGTATTTGACCTAAAACCAGAAATTAATATTGGTGAATACAAAGGATTAAAATCAAAAGAGTTAGTTAAAGAAGAATTTGAAGCAACTAAAGAAGAAATTGAAAAAGCAATTGATCAATACAGAGAAAGATTTGCTTTAGAAAAAGATAAAGAAGCTGATGCAGTTATTGCAAAAGGTGATGTTGTTAAATTTGACTTTGAAGGATTTATAGACGGAGAAGCATTTAAAGGTGGAAAAGGATTAGACTTTAGACTTGTAATTGGTTCAGGAAACATGATTCCAGGATTTGAAGATGCAATGATCGGTAAAAAACTTGGAGAATCTACAATTAAAGTAACTTTCCCAAATGATTACACTCCAGAATTATCAGGAAAAGAAGCTGAATTTAAATTAAATGTAAAAGAAATCAAAGAAAGAGTTTTACCAAAAAAAGATGATGAGTTGGCAAAAGATTTAAACTTACCAAACATCAAAACTTACAAAGAACTTGAAGAAAATGTAAAAGTTCAAATAGTTGAACAAAAAACAACTACTTTAAAAAACGTATTTGTAAATAAAGTAATTGATATGATTATTGCAAATTCAAAAATTGAATTACCAAAAGCTGTAATCAACAAAGAAATTGACTCATTATACAAAGAATTTGAAGCTAGAGTAGCTGGTCAAAAACTTTCAATGAAAGAATACAAAAAACAAACAGGTATGACTGATGAAGACATTCGTGCAGAATTATTTGATGATGCAAAAAGAAGAATTAGTTCTCATTTAGTTACTGATAAAGTTAGAAACAATGAAAACTTCGAAGTTTCAGCTGAAGAAATTAATGAAAAATACACAAAACTTGCTAGTCAATTTGGTCTAGAAGTAGATTACATTAAAGGATCAATTTTACCTGAAGCACACGTAAAAGAAGAAATTTTAAAAGAAAAATTAATTGATTTCTTATACGTAAACAACGGTTAA